A DNA window from Bacteroides cellulosilyticus contains the following coding sequences:
- a CDS encoding SDR family NAD(P)-dependent oxidoreductase: protein MYNPFSLESKHILVTGASSGIGKATAIECSKMGATLTICGRNEERLNETLSLLTGENHDTYVGDLNDANVIKKLVLGSAIYDGLVLCAGQMKTVPFKFATPEQFQDMFTTNLFSPVELLRQLVKSKKVNKNCSVVIIASIGGIKGFPAGNSIYGASKAALNSMMISCAKELAPRIRVNSICPGMVETPLIYGGSYSEEDMQKNAAEYALKRYGKPEEVAYGAVYLLSDAASWITGISLFIDGGCKL from the coding sequence ATGTATAATCCATTTTCATTAGAAAGCAAGCATATCCTTGTTACAGGAGCTTCTTCCGGCATTGGTAAAGCCACTGCAATAGAATGTTCTAAGATGGGAGCAACGCTTACTATCTGTGGTCGCAATGAAGAGCGTCTCAATGAAACTCTATCATTATTGACAGGTGAAAACCACGACACTTATGTGGGTGATCTTAATGATGCCAATGTCATAAAGAAATTGGTTTTGGGTAGTGCTATTTATGATGGCCTTGTCTTGTGTGCAGGACAGATGAAAACAGTTCCTTTCAAATTTGCAACACCAGAACAGTTTCAAGACATGTTTACCACAAATTTATTTTCTCCTGTTGAGTTACTCCGTCAACTTGTTAAGTCAAAGAAAGTGAATAAGAATTGCTCTGTTGTTATTATAGCTTCTATTGGAGGAATTAAAGGTTTTCCTGCGGGAAACTCAATCTATGGGGCATCCAAAGCTGCGCTTAACTCGATGATGATCTCTTGTGCCAAAGAATTGGCTCCACGTATTCGTGTTAATTCTATCTGTCCCGGCATGGTTGAAACACCTCTTATTTATGGTGGTTCTTATTCAGAAGAAGATATGCAGAAGAATGCGGCAGAATATGCTCTTAAGAGGTATGGCAAACCAGAGGAAGTAGCTTATGGAGCTGTTTATCTGCTTTCGGATGCTGCGTCATGGATAACAGGCATTTCTTTGTTCATCGATGGAGGATGTAAACTATAA